The following proteins are encoded in a genomic region of Methanoculleus bourgensis MS2:
- a CDS encoding histone family protein — translation MADLPIAAVVRIAKKNGAERVGSDAAAALVAKAEAYIAELTKEANRLAQHAGRKTIKAEDVELAVKSA, via the coding sequence ATGGCAGATCTACCTATTGCTGCGGTTGTACGTATCGCAAAGAAGAATGGTGCTGAGAGGGTCGGCAGCGATGCTGCTGCCGCACTGGTTGCAAAGGCTGAGGCGTATATCGCCGAGCTGACCAAGGAAGCCAACAGGCTTGCCCAGCACGCGGGACGCAAGACGATCAAGGCTGAAGACGTCGAGCTCGCGGTTAAGTCCGCGTAA
- a CDS encoding universal stress protein, with the protein MKILVLIDSSKWSQKAALHAIELAKRKNAEVVLFSVLDIAEAKAMAFNFCTQSGVCGLLKDYEDRIWKDMHKSIQDEIDGILSRYRGEKVRCSSKIVEGHIRDEVLREANSGEYGLVVMGAFGKSGKARLSSLLEEIGGAVRPPLLVVR; encoded by the coding sequence ATGAAGATACTCGTGCTCATCGATAGTTCGAAATGGAGCCAGAAGGCGGCTCTGCATGCGATTGAACTTGCAAAGCGGAAGAATGCCGAGGTGGTCCTCTTCTCGGTGCTGGATATCGCGGAAGCCAAGGCGATGGCGTTCAACTTCTGTACCCAGAGCGGCGTCTGCGGCCTGCTGAAGGACTATGAAGACCGGATCTGGAAGGATATGCACAAGAGCATCCAGGACGAGATTGACGGTATTCTCTCCCGCTACCGGGGGGAGAAGGTCAGGTGCTCATCAAAGATCGTGGAAGGTCACATCAGGGATGAGGTGCTCCGGGAGGCGAACTCGGGGGAATACGGACTGGTTGTCATGGGCGCTTTCGGCAAGAGCGGGAAGGCCCGGCTAAGCTCCCTGCTCGAAGAGATCGGCGGCGCGGTCAGACCACCGCTGCTGGTCGTCCGGTAA
- a CDS encoding nucleoside deaminase has protein sequence MDLFMKCAIEEAEAGLREGGIPIGSVLVRGGRIIGRGRNRRVQDNDPVLHAEIDCLRNAGRIQSYAGCTLYSTLMPCYLCAGAVVQFGIGKVVAGESENFPGAREFLESHGVEVLDLDLDVCKTMMHAFIEAHPDLWYEDIGVL, from the coding sequence ATGGACTTATTCATGAAGTGCGCCATCGAAGAAGCGGAAGCGGGCCTGCGGGAGGGCGGGATACCCATCGGTTCGGTGCTGGTGCGCGGTGGCCGGATCATCGGGCGGGGACGGAACCGCCGCGTCCAGGATAACGACCCCGTGCTCCACGCCGAGATCGACTGCCTGAGGAACGCAGGAAGGATCCAGAGCTACGCCGGGTGCACACTCTACTCCACGTTGATGCCCTGCTACCTCTGTGCGGGTGCGGTCGTCCAGTTCGGGATCGGGAAGGTCGTGGCTGGCGAATCGGAAAACTTTCCCGGGGCGCGGGAGTTCCTCGAATCCCACGGGGTCGAGGTGCTCGACCTGGACCTCGACGTCTGCAAAACAATGATGCATGCGTTCATCGAGGCGCACCCCGACCTCTGGTACGAGGATATCGGGGTGCTGTGA
- the hisA gene encoding 1-(5-phosphoribosyl)-5-[(5-phosphoribosylamino)methylideneamino]imidazole-4-carboxamide isomerase yields the protein MEIYPAVDILDGRCVQLVQGRPEAATVYGDPDAWARRWLEEGADGIHIVNLDGAFGRAQKNADLIRGFIRETDAFVELGGGIRSVEDAAGWLDTGVDRVILSTLAVRAPETIRTLADEFGSERVMAGIDARGGEVMIEGWERPAGSYLAWAERFESLGAGSLLYTNVDVEGLQQGIALAPVEELLFRVKVPVVVSGGISSAEDVRALRDAGAAGAVPGSALYAGIVRLSDLLEVAHAEE from the coding sequence ATGGAGATCTATCCTGCAGTCGATATTCTGGACGGCCGGTGCGTGCAGCTGGTGCAGGGCCGGCCTGAGGCGGCGACGGTCTACGGGGACCCGGACGCCTGGGCGCGCCGGTGGCTCGAGGAGGGTGCGGACGGTATCCACATCGTCAACCTTGACGGGGCGTTTGGCCGGGCGCAGAAGAACGCCGACCTGATCCGCGGGTTCATCCGCGAGACGGACGCTTTTGTCGAACTTGGCGGGGGTATCAGGAGCGTGGAGGACGCCGCAGGCTGGCTCGATACCGGCGTCGACCGGGTGATCCTCTCGACTCTGGCGGTCAGGGCACCGGAGACGATCCGGACGCTTGCCGACGAGTTCGGGAGCGAGCGGGTGATGGCCGGGATCGATGCCCGGGGGGGCGAGGTGATGATCGAGGGATGGGAGCGCCCGGCAGGGAGTTATCTTGCCTGGGCGGAGCGGTTCGAGAGCCTCGGCGCGGGATCGCTCCTCTACACGAACGTGGACGTGGAGGGGCTCCAGCAGGGGATCGCGCTTGCCCCGGTGGAAGAACTTCTTTTCCGGGTGAAGGTCCCGGTCGTGGTCTCGGGCGGTATATCGAGCGCAGAGGATGTCAGGGCGCTCCGGGATGCCGGGGCGGCAGGCGCGGTCCCGGGCTCGGCCCTCTATGCCGGGATAGTCCGGCTCTCGGACCTCCTGGAGGTGGCGCATGCGGAGGAGTGA
- a CDS encoding UPF0146 family protein, protein MRHYKHIERSIGEYIATRYRRAVEVGIGNNPDAARVIAAAGALARCTDIRSGIRHEGLTVVTDDIFEPDIRLYEGADLIYAVRPGVEMVPSLIALAARVNCDLLVYHLGCEIYGDGGEIVECGPVVLHCYHRRIP, encoded by the coding sequence ATGCGTCACTATAAACATATTGAACGGAGTATCGGGGAGTATATCGCCACTCGCTACCGGCGGGCCGTGGAGGTGGGCATCGGCAACAACCCTGACGCCGCCCGGGTGATCGCGGCCGCCGGCGCCCTTGCCCGCTGCACCGATATCAGGTCCGGCATCAGGCATGAAGGGCTCACCGTGGTGACCGACGACATCTTCGAGCCTGATATCCGGCTTTATGAGGGGGCTGACCTGATCTATGCCGTGCGCCCCGGTGTGGAGATGGTGCCCTCGCTGATTGCGCTTGCTGCCCGGGTCAACTGCGACCTGCTGGTCTACCACCTGGGTTGTGAGATATACGGGGACGGCGGAGAGATCGTGGAATGCGGTCCGGTGGTCCTCCACTGCTACCACCGCAGAATCCCTTAG
- the mtxX gene encoding methanogenesis marker protein Mmp4/MtxX: MPVRVGLGVASPDERILSTIRAVGGEADIVLFSRPGAADSVGSAAVVVEAEEPEAALVEALAEGRIDAAVRGTLPASSTLKALKQAMGVDHLERIALLETADGHLFLFAPVGVDEGWTVAEKVRFVERGREIARSFGLAVGVAVLSGGRLGDLGRHPAVDRTMADAELVARLTGAEHTEILIEEAARRYGMVVAPDGVSGNLVFRTLTFLGAGKGHGAPVVNIDKIFVDTSRASADYTNAIMLAKSLAESLIS, translated from the coding sequence ATGCCGGTAAGGGTCGGGCTTGGTGTTGCATCTCCGGATGAGAGGATCCTCTCGACGATCCGGGCGGTCGGCGGGGAGGCCGATATCGTTCTTTTTTCCCGCCCCGGGGCCGCTGATTCGGTCGGGAGCGCTGCTGTGGTCGTCGAGGCTGAGGAGCCGGAGGCAGCCCTCGTTGAGGCTCTCGCCGAGGGCAGGATCGATGCCGCCGTCAGGGGCACCCTGCCTGCGTCCTCCACGCTGAAGGCCCTTAAACAGGCCATGGGCGTCGACCACCTGGAGCGGATCGCCCTCCTTGAGACTGCAGACGGGCACCTCTTCCTCTTCGCCCCGGTCGGGGTCGATGAGGGCTGGACGGTCGCGGAGAAGGTGCGGTTTGTTGAGCGCGGCAGGGAGATTGCGCGGAGTTTCGGGCTCGCAGTGGGTGTGGCGGTCCTCTCGGGGGGAAGGCTCGGGGATCTCGGGCGGCACCCGGCCGTCGACCGGACGATGGCTGATGCCGAACTCGTGGCCCGCCTGACCGGCGCTGAGCATACCGAGATCCTGATCGAGGAGGCGGCAAGGCGGTACGGGATGGTCGTCGCTCCCGACGGGGTCTCCGGGAACCTGGTCTTCCGTACGCTCACGTTCCTCGGAGCCGGAAAAGGTCATGGTGCTCCGGTGGTAAATATCGATAAAATTTTCGTGGATACGTCGCGCGCTTCAGCAGATTATACGAATGCAATAATGCTCGCGAAATCGTTAGCGGAATCCCTGATATCCTGA
- a CDS encoding HEAT repeat domain-containing protein, with amino-acid sequence MAGKDSPVPGRGAADLGWEKKLHRHLAMLESGNLNERWRAAEALGEMGDRRALQPLIRALDDEYVDVRWKAAKALGIIDEREPVLPLIRILDDESSWVRMGAAWALGKIGDPRAVEPLIMLFDDPKPRVRRMAAWALGRIGNPRAREPLVRLLGDTNRDVRLAARQALDDIGTEREIPSV; translated from the coding sequence ATGGCAGGGAAGGATTCGCCGGTACCGGGACGAGGGGCCGCAGATCTCGGTTGGGAGAAGAAGCTCCACAGGCACCTGGCGATGCTGGAGTCCGGGAATCTCAACGAGCGGTGGCGGGCCGCTGAGGCGCTCGGGGAGATGGGCGACCGTCGTGCGCTGCAGCCGCTGATCCGGGCGCTGGATGATGAATACGTTGATGTGCGGTGGAAAGCGGCGAAAGCACTCGGAATCATCGATGAACGCGAACCTGTGCTCCCGCTGATACGGATCCTGGATGATGAGAGTTCCTGGGTCAGGATGGGAGCGGCGTGGGCGCTCGGGAAGATCGGCGATCCCAGGGCCGTCGAGCCGCTGATCATGCTGTTTGACGACCCAAAACCCCGTGTCAGGAGGATGGCGGCATGGGCGCTCGGGCGGATAGGCAACCCGCGGGCCAGGGAGCCGCTGGTGCGCCTCCTTGGGGATACCAACCGCGACGTCAGGCTTGCAGCCCGGCAGGCGCTCGACGATATCGGGACCGAGCGCGAGATCCCGAGCGTGTGA
- a CDS encoding ArsB/NhaD family transporter, which translates to MEIVALIAVAVFLFTYALIIDERIHRAVAAMLGAAIVVFLGVVSWEGLLQHIDFGTIFLLMGMMIIVNTARGSGLFEYIAIRTTKLAKGSPIRVLILFALVTAVVSAFLDNVTTVLLLTPMLLYVSKVMKLNPVPFLVTEIFASNIGGAATLIGDPPNIMIASSAGLTFNEFLIHLGPIMVVNMVILIGLMYLIYGRSMKVDPGEREEMVRTLNSLDERAAITDRALFRKSVIVIALVVLLFFIHDRIGEILHTFLPFVDPAMGLQPAEVALIGAAILLVWSRQPPEEIFEKIEWPALFFFGGLFVIVGALVETGVIASIASVMVENVGSTGEAMFIVTWFAAIASAIVDNIPLTAAMIPLIHDLGATMDIYPLWWALALGACLGGNGTIIGASANVVVIGIAEREGISITFIDFLKIGMLVLFVTVAVGLGMLWMTFVV; encoded by the coding sequence ATGGAAATTGTTGCACTGATTGCGGTAGCGGTCTTCCTCTTCACCTATGCGCTCATCATCGACGAGCGAATCCACCGGGCGGTTGCCGCCATGCTCGGAGCGGCGATCGTCGTCTTCCTCGGGGTTGTCTCCTGGGAGGGGCTTCTCCAACACATCGACTTCGGGACGATCTTCCTGCTGATGGGGATGATGATCATCGTCAACACCGCCCGCGGCAGCGGTCTCTTCGAGTACATCGCCATACGGACGACAAAACTTGCGAAAGGAAGCCCGATCCGGGTCCTTATCCTCTTCGCACTCGTGACGGCGGTGGTGAGCGCGTTCCTCGATAACGTCACCACGGTCCTCCTCCTCACCCCGATGCTCCTCTACGTCTCAAAGGTGATGAAACTCAACCCCGTTCCGTTCCTGGTCACGGAGATCTTTGCCTCCAACATCGGCGGGGCGGCGACGCTCATCGGCGATCCCCCAAACATCATGATCGCATCGTCCGCGGGGCTGACGTTCAACGAGTTCCTGATCCACCTCGGACCCATCATGGTCGTCAATATGGTGATCCTCATCGGGCTGATGTACCTCATCTACGGCCGGTCTATGAAGGTGGACCCCGGTGAGCGGGAGGAGATGGTCAGGACGCTCAACAGCCTCGACGAACGGGCAGCGATCACCGACCGCGCGCTCTTCCGGAAGTCGGTGATTGTCATCGCCTTAGTGGTCCTCCTCTTCTTCATCCATGACCGGATAGGAGAGATCCTGCACACCTTCCTGCCTTTCGTCGACCCGGCGATGGGGCTTCAACCCGCGGAGGTGGCTCTTATCGGGGCGGCAATCCTCCTTGTCTGGAGCAGGCAGCCCCCTGAGGAGATCTTTGAGAAGATCGAGTGGCCGGCCCTCTTCTTCTTCGGCGGGCTCTTCGTCATCGTCGGCGCCCTCGTGGAGACCGGCGTCATCGCGAGCATCGCCTCGGTCATGGTCGAGAACGTGGGTTCGACCGGTGAGGCGATGTTCATCGTAACCTGGTTTGCTGCCATCGCCTCGGCGATCGTGGATAACATCCCCCTGACCGCAGCGATGATACCGCTCATCCATGACCTGGGAGCGACGATGGACATCTACCCGCTCTGGTGGGCGCTCGCGCTCGGCGCGTGCCTCGGCGGGAACGGGACGATCATCGGCGCGTCGGCAAACGTCGTTGTTATCGGTATCGCCGAGCGTGAAGGTATTTCTATCACCTTCATCGACTTCCTGAAGATAGGAATGCTTGTACTCTTCGTGACGGTGGCGGTGGGTCTTGGAATGCTCTGGATGACATTCGTGGTGTGA
- the hisB gene encoding imidazoleglycerol-phosphate dehydratase HisB, producing MRRSEIHRATRETDINLSLDLDGTGTGTIKTGIPFFDHMLTSFARHGRMDLTVRATGDLEVDTHHTIEDIGIVLGAALAEAVGDGRGITRFADATVPMDEALARVALDVGGRGYLVFEGAFSPAGPGGIPGDLIEHFFASLCTRAGITAHITVTGRNDHHICEAAFKAFARALRAAVAVDPSIDDVPSTKGTL from the coding sequence ATGCGGAGGAGTGAGATCCACCGTGCCACGAGGGAGACCGATATCAACCTCTCCCTCGACCTCGACGGCACCGGGACCGGGACCATCAAGACCGGGATACCGTTCTTCGACCACATGCTGACATCGTTTGCCCGGCACGGCAGGATGGACCTCACCGTCCGGGCGACAGGGGACCTCGAGGTGGACACCCACCACACCATCGAGGATATCGGGATCGTCCTCGGCGCGGCCCTTGCGGAGGCGGTCGGCGACGGGAGAGGGATCACCCGGTTCGCCGACGCCACGGTCCCGATGGACGAGGCGCTCGCACGGGTGGCGCTCGATGTGGGCGGGCGGGGCTACCTCGTCTTCGAGGGGGCCTTCTCGCCGGCGGGCCCTGGGGGCATCCCGGGCGACCTCATCGAGCACTTCTTCGCCAGTCTCTGCACGAGGGCAGGGATCACCGCTCACATCACGGTCACGGGCAGGAACGACCACCACATCTGTGAGGCGGCGTTTAAGGCGTTTGCCAGGGCGCTCCGGGCAGCCGTGGCGGTCGACCCCTCGATCGACGACGTACCGAGCACCAAGGGGACCCTGTGA
- a CDS encoding replication factor C large subunit encodes MDWAEKYRPQRLQDVVGNAAAVRQIYEWARDWSREKKPLILYGKPGIGKTSCAHALANDMNWEVVELNASDQRTKQALERVAGSSSTTGSLSGASHKLILLDEADNLHGQADRGGARAIVEIIAASQQPIILIANDYYALSKDLKAATEPVQFRALQARSIVPRLRHICAAEGVTCDPAALDEIAGRAGGDMRAAVNMLYAAAIGKERLEVDDVQTSTKDQRSTIFELVGGVLAGRRDDANLLRMAMEVEDTPDTIEQWLEGNLGHMPDFASRARGYACLSRADEYIGRTYRRQYYTLWRYASAIMLIGVADAAGGHGVHGRIMPPARWRKMGASKRQKAVRTGLTRKLSEMTHIPENALREDFFTAISILVEQDPEGYVRGFNLDADELNLFIHDKARATKIVKDVAKEEKAKEKKASGKGRKTKENDPPEDPGEKQQDLPPGQATLF; translated from the coding sequence ATGGACTGGGCTGAGAAGTACAGGCCGCAACGCCTCCAGGACGTTGTGGGGAACGCCGCCGCCGTCAGGCAGATCTACGAGTGGGCGCGGGACTGGTCGCGGGAGAAAAAACCGCTGATCCTGTACGGGAAGCCCGGTATCGGAAAGACCTCGTGCGCCCATGCCCTCGCAAACGACATGAACTGGGAGGTGGTGGAACTCAACGCCTCCGACCAGCGGACCAAACAGGCCCTCGAGCGGGTGGCAGGCTCGAGTTCCACGACAGGCAGCCTCTCCGGCGCGAGCCACAAACTCATCCTGCTCGATGAGGCCGACAACCTGCACGGGCAGGCGGACCGCGGCGGGGCGAGGGCTATCGTGGAGATCATCGCGGCGTCGCAACAACCGATCATCCTGATCGCAAACGACTACTACGCCCTCTCAAAAGACCTCAAGGCGGCTACGGAGCCGGTGCAGTTCCGGGCGCTCCAGGCGCGCTCGATCGTCCCCCGCCTCCGCCATATCTGTGCCGCAGAGGGGGTCACATGCGATCCGGCCGCACTTGACGAGATCGCCGGCCGCGCCGGCGGCGATATGCGGGCGGCGGTGAACATGCTCTACGCCGCCGCTATCGGGAAGGAGCGCCTGGAGGTAGACGATGTCCAGACCTCCACAAAGGACCAGCGGTCCACCATCTTCGAGCTCGTCGGGGGGGTCCTTGCGGGAAGGAGAGATGATGCCAACCTGCTCCGTATGGCGATGGAGGTCGAGGATACCCCGGATACAATCGAGCAGTGGCTGGAGGGAAATCTCGGTCATATGCCCGACTTTGCCTCCCGGGCGAGAGGTTACGCCTGCTTATCAAGGGCGGACGAGTATATCGGCCGGACCTACCGGCGGCAGTATTATACCCTCTGGCGGTATGCAAGCGCCATCATGCTCATCGGCGTCGCCGACGCGGCCGGCGGGCACGGTGTCCACGGCCGCATCATGCCGCCGGCGCGCTGGCGGAAGATGGGGGCGTCGAAGAGGCAGAAGGCGGTCAGGACCGGGCTGACCCGGAAACTCAGCGAGATGACGCATATCCCGGAAAACGCCCTGCGCGAAGACTTCTTCACCGCGATCAGCATCCTGGTCGAGCAGGACCCGGAAGGATACGTCCGCGGGTTCAACCTGGACGCCGACGAACTGAACCTCTTCATCCACGACAAGGCCCGAGCCACAAAGATCGTCAAAGACGTGGCAAAAGAGGAGAAGGCGAAGGAGAAGAAGGCCTCCGGGAAAGGCAGGAAGACCAAAGAGAACGACCCGCCTGAAGACCCCGGGGAGAAACAGCAGGATCTCCCCCCGGGCCAGGCGACGCTCTTCTGA
- a CDS encoding universal stress protein gives MGYSSSLIQRKFKDIVGRRYESVLKEYSEFLLTEEEMLIPEVRSILIPLDLFVHDISDEAIDVLSTYNATISLAYITDARVIELLEQALDHASTEEFRAKKEEYGRELLERTAAKLKGHGITTQTRMFVGHKGDDVVRMAKNYDLVALCRRYADGESTDVSISPTVLRICQRVATPALIY, from the coding sequence ATGGGATACTCTTCTTCCTTGATTCAACGAAAGTTCAAAGATATCGTCGGGAGGCGTTATGAGTCGGTCCTCAAGGAGTACAGTGAATTCCTGCTGACCGAAGAGGAGATGCTCATCCCGGAGGTCCGGTCTATCCTGATACCGCTCGACCTCTTCGTCCACGATATCTCAGATGAGGCTATCGACGTGCTCTCCACGTATAACGCCACGATATCACTTGCCTACATCACCGACGCCAGGGTGATCGAACTCCTCGAGCAGGCGCTCGACCACGCATCAACAGAAGAGTTCCGGGCAAAGAAGGAAGAGTACGGCCGGGAACTTCTCGAACGGACCGCGGCGAAACTCAAAGGTCATGGCATTACAACCCAGACGCGGATGTTCGTCGGGCATAAAGGCGATGACGTCGTCAGGATGGCGAAGAATTACGATCTCGTCGCGCTCTGCCGGCGCTACGCCGACGGGGAGTCGACCGACGTCTCGATCAGCCCGACCGTCCTGCGGATCTGCCAGCGGGTAGCGACCCCCGCGCTCATCTACTGA
- a CDS encoding methanogenesis marker 2 protein: MVKDCSTDTVAQAVREYEGVTRKRVIGDMVRSLWVDSPDIIASFGEDAAVIRHNAEDALLLAADGIWSKLMEADPFWAGYCAVLVNVHDIAAMGGRPVAMVDILSVTNNLTRDEVTRGMVAASAQFGVPIVGGHLHPDTPYNVVDVAILGTARMDQVIFSDTAEEGDQVVAAIDLDGRIHPSCCFNWDSVTMKPAEVVRAQIRVMEDLGKERLVTAGKDISNPGVIGTLGMLLEVSEKGAVIDLEAIPRPDLSALGLPFEQWVRMYPGMGFILTVKKENVEEVCRRFADVGMAAAPIGEVNGGRKLTVRYLGRETQVFDLDQNGIMRIFTEGEVCR, encoded by the coding sequence GTGGTGAAAGATTGCTCCACAGATACGGTAGCACAGGCCGTCAGGGAATACGAGGGCGTTACCAGGAAGAGAGTAATCGGGGATATGGTCCGGTCTCTCTGGGTCGACAGTCCCGATATCATCGCCTCGTTCGGTGAGGACGCCGCCGTCATCCGGCATAATGCGGAGGATGCGCTGCTGCTTGCGGCAGACGGCATCTGGAGCAAGCTCATGGAGGCGGACCCGTTCTGGGCGGGGTACTGTGCCGTGCTTGTGAACGTTCACGATATCGCTGCCATGGGCGGGAGGCCTGTTGCGATGGTCGATATCCTCTCGGTCACGAACAACCTGACCCGCGACGAGGTGACCCGGGGCATGGTCGCAGCATCCGCGCAGTTCGGCGTCCCGATCGTGGGCGGGCACCTGCACCCGGATACGCCGTATAACGTTGTGGATGTGGCGATCCTCGGGACGGCCAGGATGGATCAGGTCATCTTCTCGGATACAGCGGAGGAGGGGGACCAGGTTGTCGCGGCGATCGACCTCGACGGCCGGATTCACCCGTCGTGCTGCTTCAACTGGGATTCGGTTACGATGAAGCCGGCCGAGGTGGTGCGGGCCCAGATTCGGGTTATGGAGGATCTCGGGAAGGAGCGCCTGGTGACGGCCGGCAAGGATATCAGCAACCCCGGGGTCATCGGAACCCTTGGTATGCTCCTTGAGGTGAGCGAGAAGGGGGCGGTGATCGACCTTGAGGCGATACCGAGGCCGGACCTCTCCGCGCTTGGCCTGCCCTTCGAGCAGTGGGTGCGCATGTATCCCGGCATGGGGTTCATCCTGACTGTGAAGAAGGAGAATGTGGAGGAGGTCTGCCGCCGGTTTGCCGATGTCGGGATGGCCGCGGCCCCCATCGGTGAGGTTAACGGGGGCCGGAAACTGACCGTCAGATACCTGGGCCGGGAGACGCAGGTCTTTGACCTGGACCAGAACGGCATCATGCGGATCTTCACCGAAGGAGAGGTATGCCGGTAA
- a CDS encoding archaemetzincin family Zn-dependent metalloprotease, producing the protein MSINILWDQQRPEGIELPVARMIEMILGKETGLVKYPFLVDGYDRDRNQHDAQQILDRMQDTLTRRYEIAGPLLLITPRDLYVNGCDFVFGLARPASSVAVVSTARLRNDYYGRVPDDTDLVDRAAKEGAHELGHLLGLGHCTDPECVMFRPRTLDELDRKRKVLCPVCREALRPWEG; encoded by the coding sequence ATGAGCATCAATATTCTTTGGGACCAGCAGAGACCGGAAGGTATTGAGCTCCCGGTCGCCCGGATGATCGAGATGATCCTCGGGAAAGAGACCGGGCTCGTCAAATACCCGTTTCTCGTCGACGGTTACGACAGGGACCGCAACCAGCACGATGCTCAACAGATCCTGGACCGCATGCAGGATACCCTCACCCGCAGGTACGAGATTGCCGGCCCCCTGCTGCTCATCACGCCCCGCGACCTCTATGTCAACGGGTGCGACTTCGTCTTCGGTCTCGCAAGACCGGCAAGCAGCGTCGCCGTCGTCTCGACCGCCCGCCTCAGGAACGACTACTACGGCAGGGTGCCGGACGACACCGACCTGGTCGACCGGGCCGCAAAAGAGGGGGCACATGAACTCGGGCACCTCCTCGGGCTCGGGCACTGCACAGACCCCGAATGCGTCATGTTCCGGCCGCGGACGCTGGACGAACTGGACCGGAAGAGGAAGGTGCTCTGCCCGGTCTGCAGGGAAGCGCTGCGCCCATGGGAGGGATGA